In Populus trichocarpa isolate Nisqually-1 chromosome 7, P.trichocarpa_v4.1, whole genome shotgun sequence, the following proteins share a genomic window:
- the LOC7478017 gene encoding homeobox-leucine zipper protein ATHB-40, whose product MSYKLEDHMALTSQLYPGVFTQMVPQQGESKPRRRRKKNKDADLSGARKRKLNEEQVNLLEMNFGNEHKLESERKDKLASELGLDPRQVAVWFQNRRARWKNKKLEEEYTKLKTSHENIVVEKCQLESEVLKLKEQLSEAEKEIQRLSDRIDGVSTNSPSSSLSMAMDPPFLGEFAMEGYEDAAFYMPPENNYIPGMEWINLYM is encoded by the exons ATGAGTTACAAGCTTGAAGATCACATGGCACTCACCTCTCAATTGTACCCAGGTGTATTCACTCAAATGGTTCCACAACAAG GTGAATCTAAACCACGACGAAGGCGAAAGAAGAACAAAGACGCCGATCTTAGTGGGGCAAGGAAGAGGAAACTTAATGAGGAGCAAGTTAATCTCCTTGAAATGAATTTTGGTAATGAACATAAGTTGGAATCTGAGAGGAAAGACAAGCTTGCTTCAGAGTTGGGACTCGATCCTCGCCAAGTTGCCGTTTGGTTTCAAAACCGGAGGGCAAGGTGGAAGAACAAGAAGCTAGAGGAGGAGTACACAAAGTTGAAGACATCCCATGAAAACATAGTTGTCGAGAAATGCCAGCTTGAATCCGAg GTTTTAAAGCTCAAGGAACAACTCTCTGAAGCAGAAAAGGAGATCCAAAGGCTGTCAGACCGTATTGATGGGGTTTCCACTAATAGTCCTAGTTCATCCTTGTCGATGGCTATGGACCCCCCATTTCTTGGAGAGTTTGCAATGGAAGGATATGAAGATGCTGCTTTCTACATGCCACCAGAAAACAATTACATTCCTGGCATGGAATGGATTAATCTGTATATGTAA